TGTCCCCAATGTTGACAGCACACATTACAGTGTTACGTTTTACAGTGAGTTAGCCGGAGATTTTAACGCAACTAATGACACTGTCTCTGATAGCATCTTTGGTTACTGCGAGCTTGTTGTTGTGCGCGATGTGGGTCCAGTAATTATTCTTAACCCTCCAGACACGGTATTTTGCGACAGCACAGTGGTGGTGAGTGCCTGGGTAAAGAACTTTGGCACCGAGCAGGAGTTCTTCAATGTTGAGTGCATAATGGATACGACTCTGCCCGTCTATGCTGACACGCAGGCTGTGCTTGAATTGGATCCTGGGGATTCGGTCATAGTCAATTTCTTGAACTGGCCGGTCCCTGGTGCTGATAGCATCAACTACACCATGACCGTGACCACACTACTTGCCGCAGACACAATCTATTCCAATGATACTCTGGCCAAGCCTGTTTTTGGGTACTGTGCGCTAATTCATGACTGCGGCATTGACAGCATAGATGCTCCTCCAGATACAGTTGCCATCGATTCGACTTACACTCCAAGGGTTTCTGTGCACAACTGGGGTGATTATGCAGAGACGTTTGACATAATCTGCACCATAGACGGTTATGATGATACAGTGCAGGTTGTTGATCTGCTTCCCGGAGTGAGCACGGACATTCCCTTTGCTCCATGGTCTACCTCTATGCCCGGGTCCTACTTGATGAGCGTGGTCATCGAGCTGACAGATGACGGCAATGCTGAGAATGACACGGCGTCAAAGACGATAGAGGCAGTAACTGGTATTTATGACCAGTACGTGCTTCCAAGGGTGCCCTTGGAATCTGGTCTTCTACAGAATGCTCCCAATCCTCTCTCTGTCTACACGCATATTTACTATCAGGTGGCCGCATCTGGAGAAGCCAGTCTGAATGTATATGACCTTGTCGGCCGGTTAGTGAAGGTTCTTTTTGAAGGGTTTGTGGAACCTGGATACTATTCAGCACGCTGGGAAGGGGATGATGAGACGGGAAATCCTGTCCCGAGCGGCATATACATCTACAAGCTGAGAATAGGGAAGGAAGAAGCTTCCAAAAAACTGGTAGTTGTGCGATAGCTTACAAGGGTGAGCTTTAGCGAGGGCCGTCCATATGGGCGGTCTTTTGCTTTCTTGACATGGGATTTCATGAGTGGTATTTTCCATGAAGGATGCTTAGAGCTTTTCTTCTTCTTTTCCTGATTCTGGCCAACCTGTCCTGTTCCGGTTCTGGCGAGAAAGCCAGCGAAAAAACTCCTCCTGCTGGCCCGGACTATGGTTCCCTGAGGCGAACAATGGTCAATACCCAGATTATTGGAAGGGGTGTGACCGACTCTCTAGTTTTGGCCGCGATGGTGGAAGTTCCCCGGCATCTTTTCGTCCCTCCTGAATACAGGAGTTTTGCCTACATTGACCAGCCTCTTCCCATAGGAGAAGGACAGACCATCTCCCAGCCTTATATTGTCGCCTTAATGACAGAGTTGCTCAACATAAAGGGCGGGGAGAAGGTTCTCGAGATTGGAACGGGCTCAGGATATCAGGCTGCGGTGCTTTCAGAGATCGCTGATCATGTGTATTCAATAGAAATTCTTGAAAAACTCGCCACGAGCGCTAGCAGGAGATTGGACAGCCTTGGGTATAGGAATGTCCACGTCATGTGCGGTGACGGTTATAAAGGCTGGCCTGAGAAGGCACCTTTTGAAGCGATAATAGTCACTGCTGCTCCTGACCACATACCCAGACCCCTGAAGGAGCAATTAGAGGTCGGTGGCCGCTTGGTCATCCCTGTTGGCGAAGTCTATCAAGAACTGATGGTCATTACCAGAACGGCCAGAGGCTACGAGTCGAAATCTGTGATACCGGTGAGGTTCGTTCCCATGACAGGAGAAGCCCAGAAGAGGAAGCAGAATGAGTGAGACGCTCAATCTGAGATCGATCCCCAGCATGCCCTCAATATACATTAATTACATCCTCAACTTCGACAGGGTACGGGATTTATACAGGTGGGACTACAGGAATGTCGAGAGCGTAAATAAGGCTGCGCTCTCCTGCAGGTCTGGATTTGCCGACAAGACAGAGATTGGGCAGATTCTTTTGAAGCAAAACAGAAGATTCGGCTGTGACAGGAGCGTCGAAGATAACATCGAGAAACTGTGCGAGGGTGGATGTGCGGTTGTTACCGGCCAGCAGATTGGGCTTTTCTGTGGTCCGCTTTACACAGTGTACAAGGCTGCCACAGCAATCCGGCTGGCTGAGGAGTTGAACCGGGCAGGCCCGGACAGGCACGTACCCGTCTTCTGGATGGAGTGCGAAGACCATGATATCCTTGAGGCTGGACACATTCACATTCTTGGATCTAATCACAGGGTTCTGACCCTGACCGCTTACGAAAAGCCTGCAAGGCGGCCAACGGGCTCATACAGAGTGGATGAAAGAGTAGCAGAACTGATACGCCAGTTAGAAAACAACTCCCCGAAGTCTGAATATCTGGATAGTGTTCTCAAGCTGCTGAAAAACTCGTACAAGCCTGATCTCTTGCTTTCAGAAGGATTTGCCAGGTTCATGCAAGCATTGTTCAAGGGCAAGGGGCTGGTCGTGATAGATCCTACAGACCCTGAAGTGAAGGGAATGTCCTCAGACTTCTATTTGCGGGCAGTTCAGAAATGGGCTCAGATCAATGATGCGATTGTCGAGGCTTCTAGCAGGCTAAAGAAACTGGGTTACGAGCTGCAGATAGAAATCAAGAAGAAGAAACCACCCTTCTTTGTCATCAAGGATGGTCAAAGACTTCCACTCTCCTGGGAGGGCGATGGTTTTTCCCTCGGTGAGGACGGGATGAAACTCGGCCAGGCTGAAATCGAATCGATAGCCAGAGAGACCCCAGAACAACTGAGCCCCAATGTGTGTCTGAGGCCGTTACTGCAGGACTTCCTTCTTCTGACGAATGCATACATTGCGGGGCCAGGAGAGATATCCTATTTCGCGCAGATTGCCCCTGTCTATGACATACTTGATATGGATATGCCGGCCATAGTCCCCAGAGCTGAATTGACTCTGGTTCTGCCGGCAGTTGGAAGGACATTAAAGAAGCTTGGGGCGAAGGTGGATGATTTTTTGGTCAGTGAGAAGAAACTGACAGACGATTTTCTGGACAAGGCTGGTGCCCTTTCAGGCCTGAAAATCATCGATGATGCCAGAACAAAACTTGAGGAGTTGCTTAACCAGACGTGTGAGAAGCTTCTGGACCTTGAGCCTGAAATGGATCGTCCAATGGAAACCTGCCGTAAGAAAACCACATATCAACTCTCCAGACTCGAGGAAAAACTGAAAACACTATCGAGAAAGAAAAATGAGACGTTGCTGACGCAGATAGAGAATGCACAGAGCCATCTTCTCCCTATGGGCAGGCTCCAGGAGAGGGTTTTGAACATAACGTATTACCTGATCAGGTTCGGCCTTGATTTCCCTCAGAGAATTCTCTCAGAGATTGATCCCTTTGATTTCGGCCATAACATAGTTAGACTGTAGAAGGAGACGTGAGCCGGCAGCGATGTTTCGCGATGAGACATCCGTTCAGGAGGCTAGAAAGTTGAGAATCGGAATTAGTTGCTATCCTACTTACGGTGGGAGCGGAATTGTTGCGAGTGAGCTCGGCAAGGAGCTCTCAGACAGAGGACACCAGGTGCACTTCATCTGCTATGCGATGCCCATGAGGCTGCGCGGTGCCGGCTCTGGAACATTCTTCCACCAGGTCGAAATGGTCGCCTATCCGCTTTTCAGTTATCCTCCCTACTCTCTGGCTTTGGCTTCAAAGATGGCAGAGGTGGCGAAATATGAACGGCTGGAAGTACTCCATGTCCATTATGCCATCCCCCATGCCGTCAGCGCGTATTTGGCCAGGGAGTTGTGTGAAGAGCCCTGCCCCCGGGTGGTGACCACACTGCATGGGACAGATATCACTCTCATTGGCAGTGACAGTTCTTTTCTTCCTATTACGAAGTTCAGCATCGAGAAGAGTGATGGCGTGACCGCCGTATCTCAGTATCTCAAGAAAAAGACTGAAGAGACTATCGGTGTATCAACGCCGATTGAGGTGATATACAATTTCATCAATACCACAACCTTTTTCAGAAATTCTGACCCTCACATAGAAAGACCGGCGGGAAAAGTTGTCATTCACATCTCCAATTTCCGACCTGTCAAGAGAATTGATAATGTGGTGGATGTATTCGCTCGGATAAGACAGGAACTGAAAGCTGTGCTTCTGCTCGTGGGAGACGGCCCGGAGAGGTCAAAGGCAGAACAGATGAGTCTCAGCCTGGGGATTAGCGAGTCTGTACGATTCCTTGGGAGTAGATATTCTGTGCGGGATTTGCTGTCCATCTCC
Above is a genomic segment from candidate division TA06 bacterium containing:
- a CDS encoding T9SS type A sorting domain-containing protein, whose protein sequence is VDVTFSTGWQVPLVDAMDYGITITTQLVGDGVPANDTLVDTMSSMCLWIEDVAPVLIVWPEDTVYCSSSGDPTAKVTNLGQISATFDVVFSIDTSGVNLYEDTVNVVDLAPAETTDAVFGSWTVPDVDGINYDLTVWTMLPGDVDMSNDTLGGASWGMCLPWEDVYPSWVVWPGDTVLCDSSDTVRVKVVNAGGLDASFDVVIQIDTNMTVIWSDTATVTNLLPGDSADAVFDEWTVPDLDSTTYGITSWTLLASDSLPANDTLVTSTFGYCFRVHDVGILGRVAPPDTVLCEQIYSVMVDVMNYGDFLEDFDVICTIEDTGGITIHQDTMIVLGLDPDSSRTATFASSWTVPNVDSTHYSVTFYSELAGDFNATNDTVSDSIFGYCELVVVRDVGPVIILNPPDTVFCDSTVVVSAWVKNFGTEQEFFNVECIMDTTLPVYADTQAVLELDPGDSVIVNFLNWPVPGADSINYTMTVTTLLAADTIYSNDTLAKPVFGYCALIHDCGIDSIDAPPDTVAIDSTYTPRVSVHNWGDYAETFDIICTIDGYDDTVQVVDLLPGVSTDIPFAPWSTSMPGSYLMSVVIELTDDGNAENDTASKTIEAVTGIYDQYVLPRVPLESGLLQNAPNPLSVYTHIYYQVAASGEASLNVYDLVGRLVKVLFEGFVEPGYYSARWEGDDETGNPVPSGIYIYKLRIGKEEASKKLVVVR
- a CDS encoding protein-L-isoaspartate(D-aspartate) O-methyltransferase — translated: MLRAFLLLFLILANLSCSGSGEKASEKTPPAGPDYGSLRRTMVNTQIIGRGVTDSLVLAAMVEVPRHLFVPPEYRSFAYIDQPLPIGEGQTISQPYIVALMTELLNIKGGEKVLEIGTGSGYQAAVLSEIADHVYSIEILEKLATSASRRLDSLGYRNVHVMCGDGYKGWPEKAPFEAIIVTAAPDHIPRPLKEQLEVGGRLVIPVGEVYQELMVITRTARGYESKSVIPVRFVPMTGEAQKRKQNE
- the bshA gene encoding N-acetyl-alpha-D-glucosaminyl L-malate synthase BshA, which translates into the protein MRIGISCYPTYGGSGIVASELGKELSDRGHQVHFICYAMPMRLRGAGSGTFFHQVEMVAYPLFSYPPYSLALASKMAEVAKYERLEVLHVHYAIPHAVSAYLARELCEEPCPRVVTTLHGTDITLIGSDSSFLPITKFSIEKSDGVTAVSQYLKKKTEETIGVSTPIEVIYNFINTTTFFRNSDPHIERPAGKVVIHISNFRPVKRIDNVVDVFARIRQELKAVLLLVGDGPERSKAEQMSLSLGISESVRFLGSRYSVRDLLSISDLMLFPSENESFGLAALEAMACEVPVVGTNSGGLPEVVVDGENGYLSDIGDVDSMAENSIEILKDEEKRRHLGKNARERVVQSFDSKNIVPRYEEMYNRVLNT
- the bshC gene encoding bacillithiol biosynthesis cysteine-adding enzyme BshC, which codes for MSETLNLRSIPSMPSIYINYILNFDRVRDLYRWDYRNVESVNKAALSCRSGFADKTEIGQILLKQNRRFGCDRSVEDNIEKLCEGGCAVVTGQQIGLFCGPLYTVYKAATAIRLAEELNRAGPDRHVPVFWMECEDHDILEAGHIHILGSNHRVLTLTAYEKPARRPTGSYRVDERVAELIRQLENNSPKSEYLDSVLKLLKNSYKPDLLLSEGFARFMQALFKGKGLVVIDPTDPEVKGMSSDFYLRAVQKWAQINDAIVEASSRLKKLGYELQIEIKKKKPPFFVIKDGQRLPLSWEGDGFSLGEDGMKLGQAEIESIARETPEQLSPNVCLRPLLQDFLLLTNAYIAGPGEISYFAQIAPVYDILDMDMPAIVPRAELTLVLPAVGRTLKKLGAKVDDFLVSEKKLTDDFLDKAGALSGLKIIDDARTKLEELLNQTCEKLLDLEPEMDRPMETCRKKTTYQLSRLEEKLKTLSRKKNETLLTQIENAQSHLLPMGRLQERVLNITYYLIRFGLDFPQRILSEIDPFDFGHNIVRL